The following proteins are co-located in the Corynebacterium kalinowskii genome:
- a CDS encoding NUDIX hydrolase: MSKNVAKHRHENDKDVDNDLAVTGRFQQIIAEPAKEFKRSTLAAGAVLWRGDVSSLDSIEIAVIHRPFYDDWSLAKGKVDPGESLPVTAHREIFEETGYDVRLGKLLGKVTYPVLDRTKVVYYWTGEVLGGEFTPNNEVDEIRWVSISEAMELLSYEVDRNVLAKAEKRFRLPATTRILYVRHAKAHDRRAWAGDDNLRPLDKKGRRQAEMLVPMLLPFHPTAVYSALPDRCQATAAPIADELGVETIVDPLFGDDAWLGEMVNAQRRFEEIIAAGGTSVVVAQGTIIPDMIASLSAAGRLPLDEIPCKKGSVWVLSFNNGELTGADYLASALPVK; the protein is encoded by the coding sequence ATGTCGAAGAATGTTGCGAAGCATCGTCACGAAAACGACAAGGATGTGGACAATGATCTCGCGGTGACCGGGCGTTTCCAGCAGATCATCGCGGAACCAGCTAAGGAATTCAAGCGCTCCACCCTGGCCGCCGGCGCCGTCCTTTGGCGTGGTGATGTGTCTTCCCTTGACTCCATCGAAATCGCAGTCATCCACCGCCCGTTCTACGACGACTGGTCCCTGGCCAAGGGCAAAGTTGACCCAGGCGAATCCCTCCCAGTTACCGCTCATCGAGAAATCTTCGAGGAAACTGGCTACGACGTGCGCCTCGGCAAACTCCTCGGCAAGGTCACCTACCCGGTCCTCGACCGCACCAAGGTGGTCTACTACTGGACCGGCGAAGTCCTCGGCGGCGAGTTCACCCCCAACAATGAGGTGGACGAGATCCGTTGGGTCTCGATCTCCGAAGCGATGGAATTGCTGTCTTACGAAGTCGACCGCAACGTCCTGGCCAAGGCAGAAAAGCGCTTCCGCCTGCCAGCGACCACCCGCATCCTCTATGTTCGCCATGCCAAGGCTCATGACCGGCGGGCCTGGGCCGGAGATGACAATCTTCGGCCGCTGGATAAGAAGGGGCGTCGACAAGCAGAGATGCTGGTCCCGATGCTGCTGCCGTTCCACCCCACCGCCGTCTACTCGGCGCTGCCCGACCGCTGCCAGGCAACCGCCGCGCCGATCGCCGACGAGCTCGGCGTGGAAACCATCGTTGATCCGCTGTTCGGCGACGATGCGTGGCTCGGCGAGATGGTGAATGCACAGCGACGCTTTGAGGAGATCATCGCCGCTGGCGGCACCTCCGTGGTGGTGGCTCAGGGCACGATCATCCCAGACATGATCGCAAGCCTGTCCGCGGCCGGCCGCCTGCCGTTGGATGAGATTCCGTGCAAGAAGGGTTCCGTCTGGGTGCTCAGCTTCAATAATGGTGAGCTGACCGGCGCTGACTACCTTGCCAGCGCGTTGCCGGTGAAGT
- a CDS encoding NAD(P)H-dependent glycerol-3-phosphate dehydrogenase produces MVKVAVMGAGSWGTTIAKVFADAGNTVTLWARREVQAQRIQITRENPEYLPSLILPPSISATADAARALDTADIVVLAVPSQTLRTNLEAWRELIPGDASLLSLAKGVERDTNLRMSELIAEVTGADPSRVAVLSGPNLAREVALEQPAATVIACPDENRAKLIQAAAAAPYFRPYTNTDVVGCEIGGACKNVIALACGMAVGKGLGENTLATLITRGLAEITRLGVALGADARTFSGLAGLGDLVATCSSPLSRNRTFGERLGRGQTLDQARAATNGQVAEGVIASVAVASLAKAHGVDMPITDAVHAVCHEDMAVADMISALMGRSKKSE; encoded by the coding sequence ATGGTCAAGGTCGCAGTGATGGGCGCAGGATCGTGGGGCACGACGATCGCGAAAGTATTCGCAGATGCGGGAAACACCGTCACCCTGTGGGCGCGCCGCGAGGTGCAAGCGCAGCGAATTCAGATCACCCGGGAAAATCCCGAGTACCTGCCGTCTTTGATTCTCCCGCCGTCGATAAGCGCTACCGCCGACGCCGCCCGCGCGCTGGACACCGCAGACATCGTAGTGCTGGCGGTGCCGTCGCAGACCTTGCGCACAAATCTGGAGGCCTGGCGCGAGCTGATTCCGGGGGATGCGTCGCTGCTATCGCTGGCCAAAGGTGTCGAGCGGGATACGAATCTGCGGATGTCCGAGCTGATCGCGGAGGTGACCGGGGCGGATCCGAGTCGGGTGGCGGTGCTCTCGGGGCCGAACCTGGCTCGTGAAGTGGCGCTGGAGCAACCGGCGGCCACTGTGATTGCGTGCCCGGATGAAAACCGTGCGAAGCTGATTCAGGCGGCTGCGGCGGCGCCGTACTTCCGCCCGTACACGAACACGGATGTGGTGGGCTGCGAGATCGGCGGCGCCTGCAAGAATGTCATCGCGCTGGCGTGTGGCATGGCCGTGGGCAAAGGGCTGGGGGAGAACACCCTAGCCACCCTGATCACCCGTGGCTTGGCGGAGATTACCCGCCTGGGTGTGGCGCTCGGCGCTGATGCCCGGACGTTCTCGGGCCTTGCGGGGCTCGGCGACCTCGTGGCTACCTGTTCCTCACCGCTGTCCCGTAACCGCACATTTGGTGAGCGCTTGGGCCGCGGGCAGACCCTCGACCAGGCGCGCGCGGCGACGAACGGGCAGGTCGCGGAGGGTGTGATCGCTTCGGTGGCAGTGGCATCGCTGGCGAAGGCACACGGGGTAGACATGCCGATCACCGACGCCGTGCACGCCGTGTGCCACGAGGACATGGCCGTTGCAGACATGATTTCCGCGCTGATGGGACGATCCAAAAAGTCCGAGTAG
- a CDS encoding D-alanine--D-alanine ligase family protein — translation MVSVTNRIKVAVVYGGRSSEHSVSCVSAGAIMSHIDSDKYEVIPVGITQDGRWTVGESDPARLQRDGRELPTVTFTRSLSLSMEPATKGQLRFEDGTLFATADVVFPILHGRFGEDGTIQGMFELSGIPFVGPGVLSSANGMDKEYTKKLAAAEGLPIGREVILRGRTFLSEAEQDLLGLPVFVKPARGGSSIGISRVTSWDDLPAAVELALEHDAKVIVEAEIIGSEVECGVLQYPDGTLVASYPSMLQGTDSSDEGFYGFDTKYLDDIVTAKIPAPLPPATLELVQSLAIETFKALNCDGLARVDFFVTDKGPVLNEINTMPGFTPISMYPQMFAASGVAYTDLLDILIQRALVRHS, via the coding sequence ATCGTCTCCGTGACCAATCGCATCAAAGTAGCAGTCGTTTACGGAGGCCGCAGCTCCGAGCACTCCGTCTCCTGTGTATCCGCAGGAGCAATCATGAGCCACATCGACTCGGACAAGTACGAGGTCATCCCCGTGGGCATCACGCAGGACGGCCGGTGGACCGTCGGGGAGTCCGACCCGGCCCGCCTCCAGCGCGACGGCCGCGAGCTTCCTACCGTGACCTTCACTCGGTCCCTCAGCCTATCGATGGAGCCTGCCACCAAGGGCCAGCTCAGGTTCGAAGACGGCACGCTCTTTGCGACGGCCGATGTCGTTTTTCCTATCCTCCACGGGCGTTTCGGTGAGGACGGCACCATCCAGGGCATGTTCGAGCTCTCCGGCATCCCATTCGTTGGCCCGGGTGTGCTCTCGTCCGCTAACGGTATGGACAAGGAGTACACCAAGAAGCTGGCGGCGGCCGAGGGGCTGCCGATTGGTCGCGAAGTCATCCTGCGCGGGCGCACCTTCTTGTCGGAAGCGGAACAGGATCTGCTTGGCCTGCCGGTGTTCGTGAAGCCTGCCCGCGGCGGTTCCTCTATCGGCATTTCTCGAGTGACCTCGTGGGACGACCTGCCCGCCGCAGTCGAGCTGGCGTTGGAACACGATGCGAAGGTGATTGTGGAGGCCGAGATCATCGGCTCCGAGGTGGAATGCGGCGTGCTGCAGTACCCAGACGGCACCCTCGTGGCTTCTTATCCATCGATGCTGCAGGGAACTGACTCTTCAGATGAAGGCTTCTACGGCTTTGACACCAAGTATCTCGATGACATCGTCACCGCTAAGATTCCAGCCCCACTTCCACCAGCCACCCTGGAATTGGTGCAGTCTCTGGCGATTGAGACTTTCAAGGCGTTGAACTGCGATGGTTTGGCCCGCGTCGACTTCTTCGTTACCGACAAAGGCCCGGTTCTCAATGAGATCAACACCATGCCGGGCTTCACGCCGATCTCGATGTACCCGCAGATGTTCGCCGCCTCAGGAGTGGCGTACACCGACCTTCTGGACATCCTGATTCAGCGCGCACTGGTACGGCATAGCTAG
- a CDS encoding DUF3515 domain-containing protein yields the protein MSELGDSQFKRTPIFVALALAVALVLGVLIGAKLVYSKAANQPVAMAALDSPDATSTECASLLDALPEKLLGHRRAELAEPAPDGAAAWASNSVEKVTLRCGVSLPLQYTELSTLIDAEGTQWLQVIDATPGSDMQTWYSINSFPTVAVTADAASMNGQENPVKGLGDALEKLTKRTTEPNPIPLINLATPKAEDAQCTALMQAMPESVADGYARASVNIPAGVAWVKQGHEPIVVRCGVEDPASYEAGAQLNQVDDIPWFEDTKLANGTTSGAYYALGRQVNVVMSMPSDAGNTAITTLSRAISVNTQVK from the coding sequence ATGAGCGAGCTCGGAGATTCCCAATTTAAGCGAACCCCCATTTTCGTCGCCTTGGCCTTAGCTGTCGCTTTGGTCCTCGGTGTGCTCATCGGAGCAAAACTAGTCTATTCGAAGGCGGCGAACCAGCCGGTGGCAATGGCCGCCCTGGACTCCCCCGACGCAACCTCTACCGAATGCGCCTCGCTGCTCGACGCGCTGCCGGAGAAGTTGCTGGGGCACCGCCGCGCCGAGCTCGCCGAACCCGCCCCTGATGGCGCCGCCGCCTGGGCGTCCAACTCGGTGGAAAAGGTCACGCTGCGGTGTGGTGTGTCCCTGCCGCTGCAGTACACGGAATTGTCCACGCTTATCGACGCCGAGGGCACCCAATGGCTCCAAGTCATCGACGCCACCCCAGGCTCTGACATGCAGACGTGGTACTCCATCAATTCCTTTCCCACTGTGGCCGTCACGGCCGATGCCGCGTCTATGAACGGCCAGGAGAATCCAGTGAAGGGGCTTGGGGACGCACTGGAGAAACTGACCAAGCGCACCACGGAGCCGAATCCGATCCCGCTCATTAACTTGGCAACTCCGAAGGCCGAAGACGCGCAGTGCACTGCTCTGATGCAGGCGATGCCGGAGTCCGTGGCCGATGGCTACGCCCGCGCCTCAGTCAATATCCCGGCCGGTGTGGCGTGGGTGAAGCAAGGTCACGAGCCTATCGTGGTGCGCTGCGGCGTAGAGGATCCAGCCAGCTACGAGGCTGGCGCGCAGCTCAACCAGGTAGATGATATCCCGTGGTTCGAGGACACGAAGCTGGCCAATGGCACGACCTCCGGCGCTTACTACGCCTTGGGCCGTCAGGTGAACGTGGTGATGTCTATGCCGAGCGATGCCGGTAACACGGCAATCACCACTTTGAGTCGGGCGATTTCGGTGAACACTCAGGTCAAGTAG
- a CDS encoding thiamine-phosphate kinase, producing the protein MTSTQLTIGEIGERETIARIMAVAPSSRNGDDAAVLGQPAPNSRTVVTTDLLVEGRHFRQDWSTPEEIGQRAILQNFADIEAMGARPVAAVLGLSAPESTPVDTIEGIARGVETQVAFYNAELVGGDVTGGELLTLSVTAIGSLGGSAAPLTLDRARPGQQVVASGCIGYSAAGLALLSRFGRDGVPKELTPLVDGFVNPSLMPGRGVIARATGATCMTDNSDGLVVDLGTIAARSNVTIDVESAAIAPDELQLRAADLLDVDPWTWILGGGEDHTLLATTAHAVPSGFRRIGRVIKASAHGVLLDGAQPSTTSGWVSF; encoded by the coding sequence ATGACTTCCACTCAGCTGACCATCGGTGAGATCGGCGAGCGCGAGACCATTGCGCGGATTATGGCAGTCGCGCCGTCGTCCCGCAATGGCGATGACGCCGCGGTGCTTGGCCAACCGGCACCGAATTCCCGCACCGTCGTCACCACTGACCTGCTGGTGGAGGGGCGGCACTTCCGCCAGGACTGGTCCACCCCAGAGGAGATCGGCCAGCGCGCCATTTTGCAAAATTTCGCTGACATCGAGGCCATGGGCGCCCGCCCCGTTGCCGCGGTACTGGGGCTTTCCGCACCGGAATCCACGCCGGTGGACACGATCGAAGGCATTGCCCGAGGTGTGGAAACTCAAGTGGCGTTTTACAACGCGGAACTCGTCGGCGGCGATGTTACCGGCGGCGAGCTGCTCACCCTCTCTGTGACGGCCATCGGATCCCTCGGGGGCTCTGCGGCGCCGCTCACTCTGGATCGAGCTCGCCCCGGCCAACAGGTAGTAGCCTCTGGGTGCATCGGCTACTCCGCTGCCGGCCTGGCACTGCTGAGTCGATTCGGCCGGGACGGGGTACCCAAAGAATTGACGCCGCTCGTGGATGGGTTCGTAAACCCATCGCTGATGCCGGGTCGCGGCGTTATTGCTCGTGCCACCGGCGCCACCTGCATGACCGACAACTCGGACGGCCTCGTCGTGGACCTTGGCACCATCGCCGCCCGCTCGAACGTGACCATCGACGTCGAATCAGCAGCTATCGCGCCGGACGAACTCCAGCTGCGTGCCGCCGACCTGCTCGATGTGGACCCGTGGACCTGGATCCTGGGCGGCGGCGAAGACCACACCCTCCTGGCCACCACCGCGCACGCCGTCCCCAGTGGGTTCCGCCGCATCGGGCGGGTGATCAAGGCCAGCGCCCACGGCGTGCTTCTCGACGGCGCACAGCCGTCAACCACCTCCGGCTGGGTAAGCTTTTAA
- a CDS encoding uracil-DNA glycosylase, producing the protein MHPSWEPVFADIKDECIAMRTKVGDNFLPPEAFVFRAFQTPFDEVKVLIMGQDPYPTPGHAMGLSFSVAPDVRPLPRSLNNIFAEYATDLGLPIPQSGDLSPWADQGVMLLNRVLTVAPGQAGSHRGLGWEAITQHVIEALVARNKPLVAVLWGRDAQSIQPFLGATPVIASAHPSPLSARRGFFGSRPFSRVNEHLIAAGAEPVTWEL; encoded by the coding sequence ATGCATCCATCCTGGGAACCAGTCTTCGCTGACATCAAAGACGAGTGCATTGCCATGCGTACGAAGGTGGGGGACAACTTCCTGCCGCCGGAGGCGTTCGTGTTTCGTGCCTTCCAGACCCCCTTTGATGAAGTCAAAGTACTGATCATGGGGCAAGACCCATATCCCACCCCAGGGCATGCCATGGGACTGTCCTTCTCGGTGGCACCCGATGTTCGCCCGCTCCCGCGCAGCCTCAATAACATTTTCGCCGAATATGCCACGGATCTGGGCCTGCCCATCCCACAGTCCGGAGACCTCAGCCCGTGGGCAGACCAGGGCGTCATGCTGCTCAACAGGGTGCTTACCGTCGCGCCGGGCCAGGCAGGGTCACACCGCGGCCTGGGATGGGAAGCGATCACCCAGCACGTGATCGAGGCGCTGGTGGCCCGAAACAAGCCCTTGGTCGCCGTGCTCTGGGGACGCGACGCGCAAAGCATCCAGCCATTCCTGGGAGCTACCCCCGTCATTGCATCCGCTCACCCTTCGCCGCTGTCAGCGCGCCGGGGATTCTTCGGCTCGCGCCCATTTTCGCGGGTGAATGAACATTTGATTGCAGCCGGGGCTGAGCCGGTGACATGGGAGTTGTAG
- a CDS encoding DAK2 domain-containing protein yields MSESMTTGTLGGQGLINWASRAVSLLSQHCEEINALNVFPVPDADTGSNMTHTMESALDEARKLSPEDQADAARVTAALSAGAVRGARGNSGVVLSQVLRGIATAAASGELDGLAIRESLNLALDMVLRAIVDPVDGTVVTVLRATVAAVNAAEDTSLVAQVATAVDAARVALQKTPSQLEVLREAGVVDAGGQGFVLLLEALADEVNGTEWSAAALGTSHAGHGVPAELEVMFYISEADIDQLTEQLSPLGNSLLIARDSETSGQVHIHSRVAGQVIEEAIAHGKLEDLRIEVLPSAEQPPTLHRLILAIAPAGPIAKLYQEAGATVISRTGGDIVSQIVDTVRRAAVDEVILLPNGMLEYGELVNAELASHAIDSAMNILPTARLVSGIAALAVHDPGQPLAADTYAMAEAAGSMRTAVLTRADKSMLTQAGACSKGDILVTSGAELVLVSESIQDATEQIVLRLLQGGGELVTLLLTDAAGAALDVDKLRGSLGSRSGVDIMVYPAEGIDNLVEIGVE; encoded by the coding sequence ATGTCTGAGTCAATGACTACTGGGACGCTGGGTGGGCAAGGCCTGATCAATTGGGCAAGCCGCGCGGTGTCCTTGTTGTCCCAGCATTGCGAAGAGATTAACGCCCTCAACGTGTTCCCGGTCCCCGATGCCGATACTGGCTCGAATATGACCCACACGATGGAGTCTGCTCTCGATGAAGCTCGCAAACTCAGTCCAGAGGATCAAGCTGACGCAGCACGGGTAACCGCGGCCTTGTCCGCTGGCGCCGTCCGCGGTGCTAGAGGAAACTCCGGGGTGGTGCTCAGCCAGGTCCTGCGTGGCATAGCTACGGCAGCGGCGAGTGGGGAGCTCGATGGGCTCGCCATCCGGGAATCCCTCAATCTCGCTCTCGACATGGTGCTGCGCGCCATCGTCGATCCTGTTGACGGCACCGTAGTCACCGTCCTGCGCGCTACCGTTGCTGCTGTCAATGCCGCTGAGGACACCTCACTGGTCGCCCAGGTAGCGACGGCGGTGGATGCCGCGCGGGTGGCCCTGCAGAAGACCCCGTCCCAACTCGAGGTATTGCGGGAAGCAGGTGTTGTCGACGCCGGTGGACAGGGCTTCGTCTTGCTGCTGGAAGCGCTGGCTGATGAAGTCAACGGCACGGAGTGGTCCGCAGCAGCACTGGGTACCAGCCACGCTGGCCACGGTGTTCCAGCCGAGCTTGAAGTGATGTTCTACATCTCCGAGGCTGACATTGATCAACTCACTGAGCAGCTGAGCCCGCTCGGAAATTCACTGCTCATCGCGCGGGACTCAGAGACCAGCGGCCAGGTCCACATCCACAGCCGAGTCGCCGGCCAGGTGATCGAGGAAGCAATCGCGCACGGCAAACTGGAGGATCTGCGCATCGAGGTCCTGCCTTCCGCAGAGCAACCGCCGACATTGCATCGCCTCATCCTGGCCATTGCCCCGGCAGGCCCCATCGCCAAGCTCTACCAAGAGGCCGGTGCCACCGTCATCTCACGCACTGGCGGGGACATAGTTTCCCAGATCGTCGATACGGTCCGGCGTGCTGCTGTGGACGAGGTGATCTTGCTGCCCAACGGCATGCTTGAGTACGGCGAATTGGTCAACGCCGAGCTGGCCAGCCACGCCATCGACTCAGCGATGAACATCCTGCCGACGGCGCGTCTGGTGTCCGGCATCGCTGCTCTTGCCGTCCACGATCCGGGCCAGCCACTGGCTGCTGATACTTATGCCATGGCCGAGGCAGCCGGATCCATGCGCACGGCCGTCCTTACCCGCGCCGATAAGTCCATGTTGACCCAGGCTGGTGCGTGCTCCAAGGGAGATATCCTCGTCACCTCTGGCGCGGAGCTCGTGTTAGTCTCCGAAAGTATTCAGGATGCCACCGAGCAGATTGTGCTGCGGCTCTTGCAAGGTGGCGGGGAGCTGGTGACGCTGTTGCTCACTGACGCTGCCGGCGCGGCGCTGGACGTCGATAAGCTCCGTGGCTCGCTGGGGTCGCGCTCTGGGGTGGACATCATGGTCTACCCGGCGGAGGGCATCGACAACCTGGTCGAAATCGGCGTGGAGTAG